A genome region from Crossiella equi includes the following:
- a CDS encoding FKBP-type peptidyl-prolyl cis-trans isomerase, protein MSKTKPEVTVPQGPAEYLDITDLEIGDGAEAVKGSTVEVHYVGVAQSTGRQFDASWDRGDTFSFPLGAGHVIKGWDMGVKGMKVGGRRQLVIPAHLGYGQRGAGADIRPGETLIFVVDLIGVS, encoded by the coding sequence ATGAGCAAGACCAAGCCCGAGGTCACCGTGCCGCAGGGCCCGGCGGAGTACCTGGACATCACCGACCTCGAGATCGGTGACGGCGCGGAGGCCGTCAAGGGCTCGACCGTCGAGGTGCACTACGTGGGCGTGGCGCAGAGCACGGGCAGGCAGTTCGACGCCTCCTGGGACCGCGGCGACACCTTCAGCTTCCCGCTGGGCGCCGGGCACGTGATCAAGGGCTGGGACATGGGCGTCAAGGGCATGAAGGTCGGCGGCCGCCGCCAGCTGGTCATCCCGGCCCACCTGGGCTACGGCCAGCGGGGCGCGGGCGCGGACATCCGCCCGGGCGAGACCCTCATCTTCGTGGTGGACCTGATCGGCGTCAGCTGA
- a CDS encoding 4'-phosphopantetheinyl transferase family protein, whose product MIEELLPPGVHASEIHGEDHTAYLLPEELAAVEKAVERRRVQYTQARTCARRAMGALGLPERPVLRGPKREPVWPEGVVGSLTHTEGYCAAAVAGHTAIRSVGIDAEQHDVLPDGVRRMIAVPAEHEWLDRAPANGTHWDRILFSAKESVYKAWFPITGRWLGFQDAELTFDTEGGFTARVLIEPPVVDGFRVDGFTGRWLARDGLVLTAITVPR is encoded by the coding sequence GTGATCGAGGAGCTGCTGCCGCCGGGCGTGCACGCCTCGGAGATCCACGGCGAGGACCACACCGCCTACCTGCTGCCGGAGGAGCTGGCGGCGGTGGAGAAGGCGGTCGAGCGGCGCCGGGTGCAGTACACGCAGGCCCGCACGTGCGCCCGCCGCGCGATGGGCGCGCTGGGCCTGCCCGAACGGCCGGTCCTGCGCGGCCCCAAGCGTGAGCCGGTGTGGCCCGAGGGGGTCGTCGGCAGCCTCACCCACACCGAGGGCTACTGCGCGGCGGCCGTGGCCGGCCACACCGCCATCCGCTCGGTCGGCATCGACGCCGAACAGCACGACGTGCTCCCGGACGGCGTGCGCCGCATGATCGCCGTCCCGGCCGAGCACGAGTGGCTGGACCGTGCCCCGGCGAACGGAACGCACTGGGACCGGATCCTGTTCAGCGCCAAGGAGAGCGTCTACAAGGCCTGGTTCCCGATCACCGGCAGGTGGCTGGGCTTCCAGGACGCGGAGCTGACCTTCGACACCGAGGGCGGCTTCACCGCGCGCGTCCTCATCGAGCCGCCGGTGGTGGACGGCTTCCGGGTGGACGGTTTCACCGGCCGCTGGCTGGCCCGGGACGGCCTGGTCCTGACCGCGATCACGGTGCCGAGATAA
- a CDS encoding metallophosphoesterase family protein has translation MSVAVSSPRLLATSDLHCDRSANREVVRSLRSESDQDWLIVAGDVSDRVGDVEWALGTLRERFAKVIWVPGNHELWTTPKDEVQLRGEERYRHLVELCRRLDVLTPEDEYPVWRGRDEDLVIAPLFLLYDYSIGRAPHEDVPAALARAREAGVVGTDEVLLHFDGHASRQDWCHERVRYSEDRLDVIPAGLRTVLVNHFPLHPAPTKRLNYQDFALWCGTTLTQDWHLRYRAAVVVTGHLHIPLTDKIDGVRFEEVSLGYPREWQPRKNRRPVLRDVLVDTEPMYPLPS, from the coding sequence ATGTCGGTCGCCGTGTCGAGTCCCCGCCTGCTGGCCACCAGCGACCTGCATTGCGACCGTTCCGCCAACCGCGAGGTGGTGCGGTCCCTGCGTTCGGAATCGGACCAGGACTGGCTGATCGTGGCCGGGGACGTCAGCGACCGGGTCGGTGACGTCGAGTGGGCGCTGGGCACCCTGCGCGAGCGGTTCGCCAAGGTCATCTGGGTGCCCGGCAACCACGAGCTGTGGACCACGCCCAAGGACGAGGTGCAGCTGCGCGGCGAGGAGCGCTACCGCCACCTGGTGGAGCTGTGCCGCCGCCTGGACGTCCTCACCCCCGAGGACGAGTACCCGGTGTGGCGGGGCCGGGACGAGGACCTGGTCATCGCCCCGCTGTTCCTGCTCTACGACTACTCGATCGGCCGGGCCCCGCACGAGGACGTCCCGGCCGCGCTGGCCCGGGCCCGCGAGGCCGGGGTGGTGGGCACCGACGAGGTGCTGCTGCACTTCGACGGGCACGCCAGCCGCCAGGACTGGTGCCACGAGCGCGTGCGCTACTCCGAGGACCGCCTGGACGTCATCCCGGCCGGGCTGCGGACCGTCCTGGTCAACCACTTCCCGCTGCACCCGGCCCCGACCAAGCGCCTGAACTACCAGGACTTCGCCCTGTGGTGCGGCACCACGCTCACCCAGGACTGGCACCTGCGCTACCGCGCGGCCGTGGTGGTCACCGGGCACCTGCACATCCCGCTCACCGACAAGATCGACGGCGTGCGCTTCGAGGAGGTCTCGCTGGGCTACCCGCGCGAGTGGCAGCCCCGCAAGAACCGCCGCCCGGTGCTGCGCGACGTGCTGGTCGACACCGAGCCGATGTACCCGCTGCCGTCGTGA
- a CDS encoding PD40 domain-containing protein: MNTTTRVLIAAVGAVLLAVAAGVYVLNAREGRAAVDLALDPAPVVLTDPGRILFRNTAPGPHEGVVASVARSDPRGPRRVSTLRCERFSTAAGTGLCVRPTAGVTPQAEVVLVDASLSEIKSFRVAGTVSRARLSPDGRIAAWTTFVTGDAYNSASFSTRTGVYDREQDKLLTNLESLRLTLGGQIHLAEDVNYWGVTFTPDNRTFYATVSTGGRTHLVRTDYAAWEAEAVRENVECPSLSPDGRRLAFKKRIDSDETRPWRIHILDLATMTETPVAEPAGIDDQVGWLDENTLVYGLADGNLHTARADGVGAAGVLVEWASSPTGTPAG, from the coding sequence GTGAACACCACGACCCGTGTCCTGATCGCCGCGGTCGGCGCGGTCCTGCTCGCCGTGGCCGCCGGGGTCTACGTGCTCAACGCCCGCGAGGGCCGCGCCGCCGTGGACCTCGCCCTCGACCCGGCCCCGGTGGTGCTCACCGACCCCGGGCGCATCCTGTTCCGCAACACCGCGCCCGGCCCGCACGAGGGTGTCGTCGCCTCGGTGGCCCGCTCCGACCCGCGCGGCCCGCGCCGGGTGAGCACGCTGCGCTGCGAGCGCTTCTCGACCGCGGCGGGCACCGGGCTGTGCGTGCGCCCGACCGCGGGGGTGACCCCGCAGGCCGAGGTCGTGCTGGTCGACGCCTCGCTCTCCGAGATCAAGAGCTTCCGGGTGGCGGGCACGGTCAGCCGGGCCCGCCTGTCCCCGGACGGCCGGATCGCGGCCTGGACCACCTTCGTCACGGGTGACGCCTACAACTCGGCGAGCTTCTCCACCCGCACCGGCGTCTACGACCGGGAGCAGGACAAGCTGCTCACCAACCTGGAGAGCCTGCGCCTGACCCTGGGCGGCCAGATCCACCTCGCCGAGGACGTCAACTACTGGGGCGTGACCTTCACCCCGGACAACCGGACCTTCTACGCGACGGTGTCCACCGGCGGCCGCACGCACCTGGTCCGCACCGACTACGCCGCCTGGGAGGCCGAGGCGGTCCGGGAGAACGTGGAGTGCCCCTCGCTGTCCCCGGACGGCCGCCGCCTGGCGTTCAAGAAGCGCATCGACTCCGACGAGACGCGCCCCTGGCGCATTCACATCCTGGATCTGGCCACGATGACCGAGACCCCGGTCGCCGAGCCGGCCGGGATCGACGACCAGGTGGGCTGGCTGGACGAGAACACGCTGGTCTACGGCCTGGCGGACGGCAACCTGCACACCGCGCGGGCGGACGGGGTGGGGGCCGCGGGCGTGCTGGTGGAGTGGGCCTCCTCGCCCACCGGCACGCCCGCGGGGTGA
- a CDS encoding MFS transporter gives MYLATSRAADAAAAAPRQASTAKPATKIAGNVLALGAVSLVTDISSEMVTAVLPLYLVLGLGFSPLQFGLLDGLYQAVTAVVRVLGGHLADRWQRRKLVAGVGYAMSALAKLGLIAAGGSAAAMGLVLAADRTGKGLRTAPRDALISLSVPEEGQGRAFGVHRAMDTVGAFLGPLAAFLLLGWVTGGYGAVFFVSFCLAALGVLLLVLFVQDRQGPATAERIPLRASLDLLRGKDFRRVVGWAALLGLVTVGDSFIYLLLQQRLSIAPAYVALLPLGTAGVYLLLAVPLGRLADRVGRWRVFLAGHACLLVAYVLVGGLAEGLPLLVLALFAHGVFYAATDGVLMAVAGPLLPADRRTSGLAVLQTVQALAKMLAAVGFGAAWTLWGLVPAVFTACGALALCLVLALVKVVR, from the coding sequence ATGTACCTCGCCACCTCCCGCGCGGCTGACGCGGCGGCCGCCGCCCCGCGTCAGGCCAGCACCGCGAAACCGGCCACGAAGATCGCGGGCAACGTGCTCGCGCTCGGCGCGGTCAGCCTGGTCACCGACATCTCCTCGGAGATGGTGACCGCGGTGCTGCCGCTGTACCTGGTCCTCGGACTGGGTTTCAGCCCGCTCCAGTTCGGCCTGCTCGACGGTCTGTACCAGGCGGTGACCGCCGTGGTCCGCGTCCTCGGCGGGCACCTCGCGGACCGCTGGCAGCGCCGGAAGCTGGTGGCGGGAGTGGGGTACGCCATGTCGGCACTGGCCAAGCTCGGGCTCATCGCGGCGGGCGGTTCCGCCGCCGCGATGGGCCTGGTCTTGGCCGCCGACCGCACCGGCAAGGGACTGCGCACCGCACCCCGGGACGCGCTGATCTCGTTGAGCGTGCCGGAGGAGGGCCAGGGCCGGGCCTTCGGGGTGCACCGCGCCATGGACACCGTGGGCGCCTTCCTCGGTCCGCTGGCCGCGTTCCTGCTGCTGGGCTGGGTCACCGGCGGCTACGGCGCGGTGTTCTTCGTCAGCTTCTGCCTGGCCGCGCTGGGCGTGCTGCTGCTCGTGCTGTTCGTCCAGGACCGCCAGGGCCCGGCCACCGCTGAGCGCATCCCGCTGCGCGCCTCGCTGGACCTGTTGCGCGGCAAGGACTTCCGCCGCGTCGTCGGCTGGGCCGCGCTGCTCGGCCTGGTCACCGTCGGCGACTCCTTCATCTACCTGCTGCTCCAGCAGCGCCTGTCCATCGCCCCCGCCTACGTCGCCCTGCTGCCGCTGGGCACCGCCGGGGTGTACCTGCTGCTTGCCGTCCCGCTGGGCCGCCTGGCCGACCGGGTCGGGCGCTGGCGGGTGTTCCTGGCCGGGCACGCCTGCCTGCTGGTGGCCTACGTGCTGGTCGGCGGCCTGGCCGAGGGCCTGCCGCTGCTGGTGCTGGCCCTGTTCGCACACGGCGTGTTCTACGCGGCCACCGACGGCGTGCTGATGGCCGTGGCTGGACCGCTGCTGCCCGCCGACCGGCGCACCAGCGGCCTGGCCGTGCTGCAGACCGTGCAGGCGCTGGCCAAGATGCTGGCCGCGGTCGGCTTCGGCGCCGCCTGGACGCTGTGGGGCCTGGTCCCGGCGGTGTTCACCGCGTGCGGTGCGCTCGCCCTGTGCCTCGTCCTCGCCCTGGTGAAGGTGGTCCGGTGA
- a CDS encoding discoidin domain-containing protein, with amino-acid sequence MKLRALPLLLGTTLAAGLLSPVLAASSPAADTLLSLNKPTTTSSIETAELGGERAVDGDTTTRWGSVEGVDPQWLAVDLGGSATVNRVVLNWETAFATDYQIQVSADGRTWSTVKSVTGGDGGVDEITGLGVAARHVRVNGTRRATTYGYSLYEFSVYGARTGSGDIQPPTAPTGLTATATADTVSLSWTASTDNVGVTGYDVLRDGNLVGSATSTSFTDTGLTSGTTFRYTTRARDAAGNLSEESAPVSATTGNATGGVTIVATGDMVARCSGTSCAHVKTAKVAENIKPQHVITVGDNQYNKGTIEEFREFYTQSWAKFRDITKPTPGNHEYDDPKGKGAGYKQYFGNLATPQGSGKMYYSYDIGEFHFVALDSMAQKNRDRAQLDWLKADLANNQKRCVVGYWHHPRFNSGGYGDEPLMAPLWDEFVKAKADLVLSGHDHHYERLKPLNSSGKVDTVNGVRSALIGIGGDSIYSDFNAREGVEASAQKHGVMKLVLNGTSFSWEIHGINGTIIDRAGPYTCR; translated from the coding sequence ATGAAACTCCGGGCTTTACCCCTGTTGCTCGGTACCACCCTGGCCGCGGGCCTGCTGTCACCCGTACTGGCAGCCAGCTCACCCGCCGCCGACACCCTGCTCTCGCTCAACAAGCCGACCACCACCTCCTCCATCGAGACCGCCGAACTGGGCGGGGAACGCGCGGTGGACGGCGACACCACCACCCGCTGGGGCAGCGTCGAGGGCGTCGACCCGCAGTGGCTGGCCGTCGACCTCGGCGGCTCGGCCACGGTCAACCGGGTCGTCCTGAACTGGGAGACCGCCTTCGCCACCGACTACCAGATCCAGGTCTCCGCGGACGGCCGGACCTGGAGCACCGTCAAGTCGGTCACCGGCGGCGACGGCGGCGTGGACGAGATCACCGGCCTCGGCGTGGCCGCCCGTCACGTCCGGGTCAACGGCACCCGCCGCGCCACCACCTACGGCTACTCCCTGTACGAGTTCTCCGTCTACGGCGCCCGTACCGGCTCCGGCGACATCCAGCCGCCGACCGCGCCGACCGGGCTGACCGCCACGGCCACCGCGGACACGGTGAGCCTGTCCTGGACGGCCTCCACGGACAACGTCGGCGTCACCGGCTACGACGTCCTGCGCGACGGCAACCTGGTGGGCTCGGCCACGAGCACGAGCTTCACCGACACCGGCCTGACCTCGGGCACCACCTTCCGCTACACCACCCGGGCACGGGACGCGGCGGGCAACCTGTCCGAGGAGAGCGCACCGGTCAGCGCCACCACCGGCAACGCCACCGGCGGCGTGACCATCGTGGCCACCGGCGACATGGTGGCCCGCTGCTCCGGCACCTCCTGCGCGCACGTCAAGACCGCCAAGGTGGCGGAGAACATCAAGCCGCAGCACGTGATCACGGTCGGGGACAACCAGTACAACAAGGGCACGATCGAGGAGTTCCGCGAGTTCTACACCCAGAGCTGGGCGAAGTTCCGCGACATCACCAAGCCCACCCCCGGCAACCACGAGTACGACGACCCGAAGGGCAAGGGCGCGGGCTACAAGCAGTACTTCGGCAACCTCGCCACGCCCCAGGGCAGCGGCAAGATGTACTACAGCTACGACATCGGCGAGTTCCACTTCGTCGCCCTGGACTCCATGGCGCAGAAGAACAGGGACCGCGCCCAGCTCGACTGGCTCAAGGCCGACCTGGCCAACAACCAGAAGCGCTGCGTCGTCGGCTACTGGCACCACCCGCGGTTCAACTCCGGTGGCTACGGCGACGAGCCGCTGATGGCCCCGCTGTGGGACGAGTTCGTCAAGGCCAAGGCCGACCTCGTGCTCAGCGGCCACGACCACCACTACGAGCGCCTGAAGCCGTTGAACTCCAGCGGAAAGGTCGACACGGTCAACGGCGTGCGCTCGGCACTGATCGGCATCGGCGGGGACAGCATCTACTCCGACTTCAACGCCCGCGAGGGGGTTGAGGCCTCCGCCCAGAAGCACGGCGTGATGAAGCTGGTGCTCAACGGCACGAGCTTCTCGTGGGAGATCCACGGCATCAACGGCACGATCATCGACCGCGCCGGACCGTACACCTGCCGCTGA
- a CDS encoding DUF308 domain-containing protein: MLELLRGRWGLFVARGGVGVAYALLALFWPETESLWPAAVLAGYLVADGVLGLLLALRGKEASSLERLALALPALFVLAGVAVTAAGYALEPLLALVVLVVTSVGWPVLNGAGLVVLAIRVRELYCRVGFALLGTMSIVVGVLVLNLPVEGMSLWTLLAYYALLSGVVFGGLGWRARRG; this comes from the coding sequence GTGCTGGAGCTGTTGCGGGGTCGCTGGGGGTTGTTCGTCGCGCGCGGTGGCGTGGGGGTCGCCTACGCCCTGCTCGCCCTGTTCTGGCCGGAGACCGAGTCGCTGTGGCCCGCGGCGGTGCTGGCCGGGTACCTGGTCGCCGACGGGGTCCTGGGCCTGCTGCTCGCGCTGCGCGGCAAGGAGGCCTCGTCCCTGGAGCGCCTGGCGCTGGCGCTGCCCGCGTTGTTCGTGCTGGCCGGGGTGGCGGTGACCGCCGCCGGGTACGCGCTGGAGCCGTTGCTGGCGCTGGTCGTGCTGGTGGTCACCAGTGTCGGCTGGCCGGTGCTGAACGGCGCGGGGCTGGTGGTGCTGGCGATCCGGGTGCGGGAGCTGTACTGCCGGGTCGGGTTCGCCCTGCTGGGCACGATGTCCATTGTGGTCGGTGTGCTGGTGCTGAACCTGCCCGTGGAGGGCATGTCGCTGTGGACGCTGCTCGCCTACTACGCGCTGCTGTCCGGGGTGGTCTTCGGCGGGCTGGGCTGGCGGGCCCGGCGGGGCTAG
- a CDS encoding MbtH family protein yields MSEDGKFQVLVNDEEQYSLWPVGTELPSGWRAVGKLGTRQECMDYVDEVWTDMRPKSLRDRMDSDAR; encoded by the coding sequence ATGTCTGAGGACGGCAAGTTCCAGGTGCTGGTCAACGACGAGGAGCAGTACTCGCTGTGGCCGGTGGGCACCGAGCTGCCCTCCGGTTGGCGCGCGGTGGGCAAGCTCGGCACGCGGCAGGAGTGCATGGACTACGTCGACGAGGTGTGGACCGACATGCGCCCCAAGAGCCTGCGCGACCGCATGGACAGCGACGCCCGCTGA
- a CDS encoding MFS transporter codes for MTASADLRPVPLSRNRDYHLLWASQASAELGVNITTIAFPLLVLAVTGSPGASGLVLGTMSAMRLLVGLPAGALADRWNRKAVMVLCEAAQAVAAASLVLALWWDVATVPHMVAVAAVIGIAAALFEPAEEATLPALVPAEQLGTAVSVNAARGYLAQLLGTAAGGFLFAVGRVVPFLVDMVSHALAFVGLLFLRVPRRERRPAPVGALGAEIAVGVRWVWRQRPLRVMALCAVLLNLFFTAFYLVVIVLAQSREVPAGEIGVMASMLGVGGLLGALAAPLLHRVISPAVSIVGVFWVLAALTPLTIWIHSGLLMGALFAGMAFVLPAANTTISTYQLLLTPDELRGRLGGVMGVATGVAGTAGPALGGALMEWLPATTAVLVCTTGIALTALVVTLSPTLRNFPRPDEATTHTERAS; via the coding sequence GTGACCGCCTCCGCCGACCTCCGCCCCGTCCCCCTCTCGCGCAACCGCGACTACCACCTCCTCTGGGCCAGCCAGGCCAGCGCCGAGCTGGGTGTCAACATCACCACGATCGCCTTCCCCCTCCTGGTCCTGGCCGTCACGGGGTCCCCGGGCGCCTCCGGCCTGGTGCTGGGCACGATGTCGGCGATGCGGCTGCTGGTGGGGCTGCCCGCCGGGGCCCTGGCCGACCGGTGGAACCGCAAGGCCGTCATGGTCCTGTGCGAGGCCGCCCAGGCGGTGGCCGCGGCCAGCCTCGTGCTCGCGCTCTGGTGGGACGTCGCGACCGTGCCGCACATGGTGGCCGTCGCGGCCGTGATCGGGATCGCCGCCGCGTTGTTCGAGCCCGCCGAGGAAGCGACCCTGCCCGCGCTCGTACCCGCCGAGCAGCTGGGCACCGCGGTCTCCGTCAACGCCGCCCGCGGCTACCTCGCCCAGCTCCTGGGCACCGCGGCCGGGGGGTTCCTGTTCGCCGTCGGGCGGGTCGTGCCGTTCCTGGTCGACATGGTCAGCCACGCACTCGCGTTCGTCGGGCTGCTGTTCCTGCGCGTGCCCCGGCGGGAACGGCGGCCCGCGCCGGTCGGGGCACTCGGCGCGGAGATCGCGGTCGGGGTGCGGTGGGTGTGGCGGCAGCGGCCGCTGCGGGTCATGGCCCTGTGCGCGGTGCTGCTCAACCTGTTCTTCACCGCGTTCTACCTCGTGGTCATCGTCCTGGCCCAGAGCCGCGAGGTGCCCGCCGGGGAGATCGGCGTCATGGCGTCCATGCTCGGGGTCGGCGGGCTGCTCGGCGCGCTCGCCGCGCCCCTGCTGCACCGGGTGATCAGCCCCGCCGTGTCGATCGTGGGCGTGTTCTGGGTGCTCGCCGCCCTCACCCCGCTGACCATCTGGATCCACAGCGGCCTGCTCATGGGCGCCCTGTTCGCCGGGATGGCGTTCGTGCTGCCCGCCGCCAACACCACCATCAGCACCTACCAGCTGCTGCTCACCCCCGATGAGCTGCGCGGGCGCCTCGGCGGCGTCATGGGCGTGGCCACCGGCGTCGCCGGGACCGCCGGGCCCGCGCTCGGCGGCGCCCTGATGGAATGGCTGCCCGCCACCACGGCCGTGCTGGTGTGCACCACGGGTATCGCGCTGACCGCCCTGGTGGTCACACTGAGCCCGACACTCCGAAACTTCCCCCGGCCCGACGAGGCCACCACCCACACCGAAAGGGCAAGTTGA